One region of Streptomyces capillispiralis genomic DNA includes:
- a CDS encoding S1 family peptidase gives MRIKRTTPRSGISRRTRLIAVSTGLVAAAAIAIPSANAADTPATFSSAELKSVSSSVLEADVPGTAWAVDSKTNRVLLTVDSTVSQAEINKIKQQAGDDAGAITVKRTPGKFNKLIQGGDAIYASSWRCSLGFNVQDSSGAQYFLTAGHCTDGAGTWYSNSARTTAIGSTAGSSFPGNDYGIVRYSGSVSRPGTANGVDITRAATPAVGTTVIRDGSTTGTHSGRVTALNATVNYGGGDIVSGLIQTTVCAEPGDSGGSLYGSNGTAYGLTSGGSGNCSSGGTTFFQPVTEALSAYGVSVY, from the coding sequence GTGAGGATCAAGCGCACCACCCCCCGCAGCGGCATCTCGAGACGGACTCGGCTGATCGCCGTATCCACCGGCCTCGTGGCCGCTGCCGCGATCGCGATCCCCAGCGCGAACGCCGCCGACACCCCCGCCACCTTCAGCTCCGCCGAGCTCAAGAGCGTCAGCAGCTCGGTGCTGGAGGCCGACGTCCCGGGCACCGCCTGGGCCGTCGACAGCAAGACCAACCGGGTGCTCCTGACCGTCGACAGCACCGTCTCCCAGGCCGAGATCAACAAGATCAAGCAGCAGGCCGGGGACGACGCGGGCGCGATCACCGTCAAGCGCACCCCGGGCAAGTTCAACAAGCTCATCCAGGGCGGCGACGCCATCTACGCGAGCAGCTGGCGCTGCTCCCTCGGCTTCAACGTCCAGGACAGCAGCGGCGCCCAGTACTTCCTGACCGCCGGTCACTGCACCGACGGCGCCGGCACCTGGTACTCGAACTCCGCCCGCACCACGGCCATCGGTTCGACCGCCGGCTCCAGCTTCCCCGGCAACGACTACGGCATCGTGCGCTACAGCGGGTCCGTCAGCCGTCCCGGCACCGCGAACGGCGTGGACATCACCCGTGCGGCCACCCCGGCCGTGGGCACCACCGTCATCCGTGACGGCTCCACCACCGGCACCCACAGCGGCCGGGTCACCGCCCTCAACGCGACCGTCAACTACGGCGGCGGCGACATCGTCTCGGGTCTCATCCAGACGACCGTCTGCGCCGAGCCCGGCGACTCCGGCGGCTCGCTCTACGGCAGCAACGGCACCGCGTACGGTCTGACCTCCGGCGGCAGCGGCAACTGCAGCTCCGGCGGCACGACCTTCTTCCAGCCGGTGACCGAGGCCCTGAGCGCCTACGGGGTCAGCGTCTACTAG
- a CDS encoding slipin family protein: MVEELVTAGVTAASAGAVYLMAAARVVKQYERGVVFRLGRLRPAVRGPGFTLIVPFVDRLRKVNLQIVTMPVPAQEGITRDNVTVRVDAVVYFKVVDAADAVVQVEDYRFAVSQMAQTSLRSIIGKSDLDDLLSNREKLNQGLELMIDSPAMGWGVQIDRVEIKDVSLPDTMKRSMARQAEADRERRARVINADAELQASRKLAEAAQQMAETPSALQLRLLQTIVAVAAEKNSTLVLPFPVELLRFLERAAQPAPAAAQQSVPATARPVPEAVQEQRPSEAARMDPDPEGSIFGHDQIRRTAPPVTPS; this comes from the coding sequence ATGGTCGAGGAACTGGTGACGGCGGGAGTGACGGCGGCCTCCGCCGGAGCGGTCTATCTGATGGCGGCGGCCCGGGTCGTCAAGCAGTACGAGCGGGGTGTGGTCTTCCGGCTCGGCCGGCTCCGCCCCGCGGTGCGCGGGCCCGGGTTCACCCTGATCGTTCCGTTCGTGGACCGGCTGCGGAAGGTCAACCTGCAGATCGTCACCATGCCGGTGCCGGCCCAGGAGGGCATCACCCGGGACAACGTGACCGTGCGGGTCGACGCGGTGGTGTACTTCAAGGTGGTCGACGCGGCCGACGCCGTGGTGCAGGTGGAGGACTACCGGTTCGCGGTCTCGCAGATGGCGCAGACCTCGCTGCGGTCGATCATCGGCAAGAGCGACCTCGACGACCTGCTCTCCAACCGCGAGAAGCTGAACCAGGGCCTGGAGCTGATGATCGACAGCCCCGCGATGGGGTGGGGCGTGCAGATCGACCGGGTCGAGATCAAGGACGTCTCGCTGCCCGACACGATGAAGCGGTCCATGGCCCGCCAGGCCGAGGCCGACCGCGAGCGCCGGGCCCGCGTCATCAACGCCGACGCCGAGCTCCAGGCGTCGAGGAAGCTGGCCGAGGCCGCCCAGCAGATGGCCGAGACCCCCTCCGCGCTGCAACTGCGCCTGCTCCAGACCATCGTCGCGGTCGCCGCCGAGAAGAACTCCACCCTCGTCCTGCCCTTCCCGGTGGAGCTGCTGCGCTTCCTCGAACGGGCCGCCCAGCCGGCGCCGGCGGCCGCCCAGCAGTCGGTCCCGGCGACCGCGCGGCCGGTGCCGGAAGCGGTGCAGGAGCAACGGCCGTCCGAGGCGGCCCGCATGGATCCGGACCCCGAGGGGTCGATTTTCGGCCACGACCAGATCCGGCGGACCGCACCGCCGGTTACTCCTTCGTAG
- a CDS encoding S1 family peptidase, which produces MAGAGIAALAAGAVTFQTANASEAPADSAPRTLSITAAGKLASTLAQDLGADAAGTYYDAKSKALVVNVLDETAAEAVESAGARARVVANSLAELKSARTTLQQDATIPGTSWVTDPTTNKVVVTADRTVSEAEWAKLTKVVDGLGAKAELQRTKGEYKPFIAGGDAITGNGGRCSLGFNVTKGGEPHFLTAGHCTEGITTWSDSSGNVIGENAASSFPDDDYGLVKYTAEVDHPSEVNLYDGSTQAISGAAEATVGMQVTRSGSTTQVHSGTVTGLDATVNYGNGDIVNGLIQTDVCAEPGDSGGSLFSGDQAVGLTSGGSGDCSSGGETFFQPVTEALSATGTQIG; this is translated from the coding sequence ATGGCGGGTGCGGGCATCGCCGCACTGGCCGCCGGCGCGGTCACCTTCCAGACTGCGAACGCCAGCGAGGCCCCGGCGGACTCCGCGCCCCGGACCCTCTCGATCACCGCGGCCGGAAAGCTCGCCTCGACGCTCGCCCAGGACCTGGGCGCCGACGCGGCGGGAACGTACTACGACGCGAAGAGCAAGGCCCTCGTGGTGAACGTGCTCGACGAGACCGCCGCCGAGGCCGTCGAGTCGGCCGGCGCCAGGGCGAGAGTCGTGGCGAACTCCCTCGCCGAACTGAAGAGCGCGCGCACCACCCTCCAGCAGGACGCCACCATCCCGGGCACCTCCTGGGTGACCGACCCGACCACCAACAAGGTCGTCGTCACCGCGGACCGCACCGTCTCCGAGGCCGAGTGGGCCAAGCTGACGAAGGTCGTCGACGGGCTGGGCGCCAAGGCCGAACTCCAGCGCACCAAGGGGGAGTACAAGCCCTTCATCGCGGGTGGTGACGCCATCACCGGCAACGGCGGGCGCTGCTCGCTCGGCTTCAACGTGACCAAGGGCGGCGAGCCGCACTTCCTCACCGCCGGGCACTGCACCGAGGGCATCACCACCTGGTCGGACTCCTCGGGCAACGTGATCGGCGAGAACGCCGCGTCCAGCTTCCCGGACGACGACTACGGCCTGGTGAAGTACACGGCCGAGGTGGACCACCCGAGCGAGGTGAACCTCTACGACGGCTCCACGCAGGCGATCTCCGGCGCCGCCGAGGCCACCGTCGGGATGCAGGTCACCCGCAGCGGCTCCACCACCCAGGTGCACTCCGGCACGGTCACCGGTCTGGACGCCACCGTGAACTACGGCAACGGCGACATCGTCAACGGTCTGATCCAGACCGACGTGTGCGCCGAGCCCGGCGACAGCGGCGGCTCGCTCTTCTCGGGCGACCAGGCGGTCGGCCTCACCTCCGGCGGCAGCGGCGACTGCTCCTCGGGCGGCGAGACCTTCTTCCAGCCGGTGACGGAGGCCCTCTCGGCGACCGGCACGCAGATCGGCTGA
- a CDS encoding DNA polymerase III subunit alpha, with the protein MPGFTHLHTVSGFSLRYGASHPERLAERAAERGMDALALTDRDTVAGSVRFAKACAKAGVRPLFGAELAVTAPPSPGARGDEAVRRDRRRTPVRGGAFIDESTPRVTFLARDGARGWAGLCRLISAAHTATGLPRLTWDDNYADGLTVLLGPDSDVGRALAAGRPDRAARLLAPWREVYGDALRLETVWHGREGTGPGSLRLAARTLGFAAEQRIRPVLSNAVRYADPGLGPVADVLDAARRLVPVDPAKGLDSGEAWLKDAGAMLAAAERIVEAAGFRREAALRLLEQTQATAAECLVDPDDDLGMGSVHFPEPHLVGAGRRTAQRTLASRAAAGMVLRGYAGRREYWERMHHELDIIAHHGFASYFLTVSQVVDDVRDMGIRVAARGSGAGSLVNHLLGIAHADPVGHGLLMERFLSKERVVLPDIDIDVESARRLEVYRAIIGRFGTERVATVAMPETYRVRHAIRDVGAALSMDPAEIDRVAKSFPHIRARDARAALDELPELRELAGEREKYGRLWELVEALDALPRGVAMHPCGVLLSDASLLTRTPVVPTSGEGFPMAQFDKDDVEDLGLLKLDVLGVRMQSAMAHAVAEVERASGERIDLDAVPEDDPATYGLIRSTETLGCFQIESPGQRDLVGRLQPSTFHDLVVDISLFRPGPVAADMVRPFIEARHGRAPVRYPHPDLREPLEGTYGVVVFHEQVIDIVATLTGCGRGEADRVRRGLSDPESQGRIKVWFAQRAEANGYDAETIQRTWGIVEAFGSYGFCKAHAVAFAVPTYQSAWLKAHHPAAFYAGLLTHDPGMYPKRLLLADARRRGVPVLPLDVNKSGVAHRIELVSDPKGPAVWGLRLALSDVHNISEAEAARIAEGQPYASLLDFWERARPSRPLAGRLAQVGALDAFGANRRDLQLHLTELHRGARGGRGDQLPLAGGRRTAPAGLPDLTPEERLSAELGVLSMDASRHLMDDHGAFLAELGVVSARRLREARHGDTVLVAGAKAATQTPPIRSGKRVIFSTLDDGTGLVDLAFFDDSHDTCAHTVFHSWLLLVRGVVQRRGPRSFSVVGSAAWNLADLLEIRREEGLEGVAARLAGAAGTGTGPADDGDGPARRRLAGSEGRPAPAGSAAKDPMEDRRIRMPTGYEMHPWADLRPAGEGPAAGRKLWHRSPGSAG; encoded by the coding sequence GTGCCGGGTTTCACGCATCTGCACACCGTCTCCGGGTTCTCCCTGCGCTACGGCGCCTCCCACCCGGAGCGGCTGGCCGAGCGCGCCGCCGAGCGGGGCATGGACGCCCTCGCCCTCACCGACCGGGACACGGTCGCGGGCTCGGTGCGGTTCGCCAAGGCCTGCGCCAAGGCGGGGGTGCGTCCGCTCTTCGGGGCGGAGCTGGCGGTGACCGCCCCGCCGTCCCCGGGCGCGCGCGGGGACGAGGCCGTACGGCGTGACCGGCGCCGTACCCCGGTGCGCGGGGGTGCCTTCATCGACGAGTCGACACCCCGCGTCACCTTCCTCGCCCGGGACGGCGCCCGCGGCTGGGCCGGCTTGTGCCGGCTGATCTCCGCCGCCCACACCGCCACCGGACTTCCCCGGCTGACCTGGGACGACAACTATGCCGACGGTCTGACCGTGCTGCTCGGCCCCGACTCCGACGTCGGCCGCGCCCTCGCCGCCGGCCGCCCCGACCGCGCGGCCCGGCTGCTCGCCCCCTGGCGGGAGGTCTACGGGGACGCCCTGCGCCTGGAGACCGTCTGGCACGGACGCGAGGGCACCGGACCCGGTTCCCTGCGGCTGGCCGCCCGCACCCTGGGCTTCGCCGCCGAACAGCGGATCCGGCCCGTGCTGAGCAACGCCGTCCGCTACGCCGACCCCGGCCTCGGCCCGGTCGCCGACGTCCTGGACGCCGCCCGCCGCCTGGTCCCCGTCGACCCGGCCAAGGGGCTCGACTCCGGTGAGGCCTGGCTCAAGGACGCGGGCGCCATGCTGGCGGCGGCCGAGCGGATCGTGGAGGCCGCCGGCTTCCGGCGCGAGGCGGCGTTGCGGCTGCTGGAGCAGACGCAGGCCACGGCCGCCGAGTGCCTGGTCGACCCCGACGACGACCTCGGCATGGGCAGCGTCCACTTCCCCGAACCGCACCTCGTCGGCGCCGGCCGCCGCACCGCCCAGCGGACCCTCGCCTCCCGGGCGGCGGCGGGCATGGTGCTGCGCGGCTACGCCGGGCGCCGCGAGTACTGGGAGCGGATGCACCACGAGCTGGACATCATCGCCCACCACGGCTTCGCCTCCTACTTCCTGACCGTCTCCCAGGTCGTCGACGACGTGCGGGACATGGGCATCCGGGTGGCCGCGCGCGGCTCGGGCGCCGGCTCCCTGGTCAACCACCTCCTCGGCATCGCGCACGCCGACCCGGTCGGGCACGGGCTGCTGATGGAGCGCTTCCTGTCCAAGGAGCGGGTGGTGCTGCCCGACATCGACATCGACGTGGAGTCCGCGCGCCGCCTGGAGGTCTACCGCGCGATCATCGGCCGGTTCGGCACCGAGCGGGTGGCCACGGTCGCCATGCCGGAGACCTACCGGGTGCGCCACGCCATCCGCGACGTCGGGGCGGCGCTGTCCATGGACCCGGCCGAGATCGACCGCGTCGCCAAGTCCTTCCCGCACATCCGCGCCCGCGACGCCCGCGCGGCCCTCGACGAACTGCCCGAGCTGCGGGAACTGGCGGGGGAGAGGGAGAAGTACGGCAGGCTGTGGGAGCTGGTCGAGGCGCTCGACGCGCTCCCGCGCGGTGTCGCCATGCACCCCTGCGGAGTGCTGCTGTCCGACGCCTCCCTGCTGACCCGTACGCCGGTCGTGCCGACCAGCGGCGAGGGCTTCCCCATGGCGCAGTTCGACAAGGACGACGTCGAGGACCTCGGGCTGCTCAAGCTCGACGTGCTGGGCGTGCGGATGCAGTCGGCGATGGCGCACGCGGTCGCGGAGGTGGAGCGGGCGTCGGGGGAGCGGATCGACCTGGACGCGGTGCCGGAGGACGACCCGGCGACGTACGGGCTCATCCGGTCCACCGAGACGCTCGGCTGCTTCCAGATCGAGTCGCCGGGCCAGCGGGACCTGGTCGGGCGGCTCCAGCCGTCCACCTTCCACGACCTGGTCGTGGACATCTCGCTCTTCCGGCCCGGCCCGGTCGCCGCCGACATGGTGCGGCCGTTCATCGAGGCCCGGCACGGACGGGCGCCGGTGCGGTACCCGCACCCGGACCTCCGGGAGCCGCTGGAGGGGACGTACGGGGTCGTCGTCTTCCACGAGCAGGTCATCGACATCGTCGCCACCCTGACCGGCTGCGGGCGCGGTGAGGCGGACCGGGTGCGGCGCGGGCTGTCCGACCCGGAGTCGCAGGGACGGATCAAGGTCTGGTTCGCGCAGCGCGCGGAGGCGAACGGCTATGACGCGGAAACGATTCAGCGGACCTGGGGGATCGTGGAGGCCTTCGGCTCCTACGGCTTCTGCAAGGCCCACGCGGTCGCCTTCGCCGTGCCGACGTACCAGTCGGCGTGGCTGAAGGCGCACCACCCGGCCGCCTTCTACGCGGGACTGCTCACCCACGACCCCGGGATGTACCCCAAGCGGCTGCTGCTGGCGGACGCGCGGCGGCGCGGGGTGCCCGTCCTGCCGCTGGACGTGAACAAGTCGGGGGTCGCCCACCGGATCGAACTGGTGTCCGACCCGAAGGGTCCGGCGGTGTGGGGGCTGCGGCTGGCGCTCTCCGACGTGCACAACATCAGCGAGGCCGAGGCCGCGCGGATCGCCGAGGGGCAGCCGTACGCCTCCCTGCTCGACTTCTGGGAGCGGGCCCGCCCCAGCCGTCCGCTCGCCGGACGCCTCGCCCAGGTCGGCGCGCTGGACGCGTTCGGCGCCAACCGCCGTGACCTGCAACTGCATCTGACCGAGCTGCACCGGGGCGCCCGCGGCGGACGCGGCGACCAGCTCCCGCTGGCCGGCGGCCGCAGGACCGCCCCGGCCGGGCTGCCCGACCTCACTCCGGAGGAGAGGCTCAGCGCCGAACTGGGCGTGCTGTCCATGGACGCCTCGCGCCACCTGATGGACGACCACGGCGCCTTCCTCGCCGAGCTGGGCGTGGTCTCCGCGCGGCGGCTGCGCGAGGCCCGGCACGGCGACACGGTGCTGGTCGCGGGCGCCAAGGCGGCCACCCAGACCCCGCCCATCCGCTCCGGCAAGCGGGTCATCTTCTCCACCCTGGACGACGGCACGGGCCTGGTCGACCTCGCCTTCTTCGACGACTCCCACGACACCTGCGCCCACACCGTCTTCCACTCCTGGCTGCTGCTGGTCCGCGGGGTGGTGCAGCGCCGCGGCCCGCGCAGCTTCAGCGTGGTCGGCTCCGCCGCCTGGAACCTCGCCGACCTGCTGGAGATCCGCCGCGAGGAGGGACTGGAGGGGGTCGCGGCCCGGCTGGCCGGAGCGGCAGGCACCGGCACCGGGCCCGCCGACGACGGCGACGGCCCGGCCCGCAGGCGGCTCGCCGGATCGGAGGGGCGGCCCGCGCCGGCCGGCTCCGCGGCCAAGGACCCCATGGAGGACCGCAGGATCCGCATGCCCACCGGGTACGAGATGCACCCCTGGGCCGATCTGCGCCCCGCGGGCGAAGGGCCCGCGGCGGGAAGGAAGTTGTGGCACCGGAGTCCGGGGAGTGCGGGATGA
- a CDS encoding DNA polymerase Y family protein yields MTILCVRFQLPPADEAALPRLLGLLEEFTPVVQALPPDGALADLRGAERYFGRTAVELASVIRVRALALHGVDCAIGAGPGPMTARMAAREARPGLTRAVTADGVREFLAGRPVVALPGVGTRTARTLCEYGLDTLGRVAAAPLSTLQRLVGAKAGRDLHERANGVDRDRVVPNALSRSLATERPFTRDELDPDRHRRALLSAAEELGGRLRVLDTVCRNLTLTVRYADRLRPGGGNPTTRTRTLPEPTAHSAALTEAAYGLYEALGLQRARVRALALRAEGLDPAGRASHQLTFDPVDEKVRRIEEVADRLRARFGPRAVMPGTLAA; encoded by the coding sequence ATGACCATCCTCTGCGTACGTTTCCAGCTGCCTCCGGCGGACGAGGCCGCCCTGCCCCGGCTGCTCGGCCTGCTGGAGGAGTTCACGCCCGTGGTGCAGGCCCTGCCGCCGGACGGGGCGCTGGCCGATCTGCGCGGCGCCGAGCGGTACTTCGGGCGCACCGCCGTCGAACTGGCCTCGGTGATCCGCGTCCGCGCCCTCGCCCTGCACGGCGTCGACTGCGCGATCGGCGCCGGGCCGGGCCCGATGACCGCCCGCATGGCGGCGCGGGAGGCCCGGCCGGGACTGACCCGCGCGGTGACCGCGGACGGTGTGCGGGAGTTCCTCGCCGGGCGGCCCGTCGTCGCGCTGCCCGGCGTCGGCACCAGGACCGCCCGCACCCTGTGCGAGTACGGCCTGGACACCCTCGGCCGGGTCGCCGCCGCGCCGCTGTCCACGCTGCAGCGGCTGGTGGGCGCGAAGGCCGGACGCGACCTGCACGAGAGGGCGAACGGCGTCGACCGCGACCGGGTCGTCCCCAACGCCCTCTCCCGGTCCCTGGCCACCGAACGCCCCTTCACCCGCGACGAACTGGACCCCGACCGGCACCGCCGCGCCCTGCTCTCGGCCGCCGAGGAACTGGGCGGCAGGCTGCGCGTCCTCGACACGGTCTGCCGCAACCTGACCCTCACCGTCCGCTACGCCGACCGGCTCCGCCCCGGCGGGGGAAACCCCACCACCCGCACCCGTACGCTCCCGGAGCCGACCGCGCACTCGGCCGCGCTCACCGAGGCGGCGTACGGCCTGTACGAGGCGCTCGGCCTCCAGCGTGCCCGGGTGCGCGCGCTCGCCCTGCGCGCGGAGGGGCTCGACCCGGCCGGCCGGGCCTCCCACCAGCTCACCTTCGATCCGGTGGACGAGAAGGTGCGCCGGATCGAGGAGGTCGCGGACCGCCTGCGGGCGAGGTTCGGCCCCCGCGCGGTGATGCCGGGGACGCTGGCCGCATAG
- a CDS encoding esterase/lipase family protein, protein MLPWKRVIRPLAALLLAAAVTVPTAAGAHAADAPNSGWNDYSCEPSAAHPRPVVLVHGTFGNSVDNWLGLAPYLKHRGYCVFSLDYGQLDGVPFFHGLGPVEKSAEQLDAFVAEVLTATGATETDIVGHSQGGMMPRHYLKFLGGADEVNALVGLAPSNHGTTLNGLTRLLPYFPGAEELLNDTTPALADQVAGSDFLTRLNAGGDTVPGVRYTVIATRYDEVVTPYGSGFLTGPGVRNVLLQDLCPLDLSEHLAIGLFDRIAFHEVANALDPAHAEPTTCASAFD, encoded by the coding sequence ATGCTGCCCTGGAAGCGAGTGATCAGACCCCTGGCCGCACTCCTGCTGGCCGCCGCCGTCACCGTCCCCACCGCGGCCGGCGCCCACGCCGCCGACGCGCCGAACTCGGGCTGGAACGACTACTCCTGCGAGCCCTCCGCCGCCCACCCCCGCCCCGTCGTCCTGGTCCACGGCACCTTCGGCAACTCCGTCGACAACTGGCTCGGCCTCGCGCCCTACTTGAAGCACCGCGGCTACTGCGTCTTCTCCCTCGACTACGGACAGCTCGACGGCGTCCCCTTCTTCCACGGCCTGGGCCCCGTGGAGAAGTCCGCGGAACAGCTCGACGCCTTCGTGGCCGAGGTGCTCACGGCGACCGGCGCCACCGAGACCGACATCGTCGGCCACTCCCAGGGCGGCATGATGCCCCGTCACTACCTCAAGTTCCTCGGCGGAGCCGACGAGGTGAACGCCCTCGTCGGCCTCGCGCCCAGCAACCACGGCACCACGCTCAACGGCCTCACCCGCCTGCTGCCGTACTTCCCGGGCGCCGAGGAGCTGCTGAACGACACCACCCCCGCCCTCGCCGACCAGGTCGCCGGCTCCGACTTCCTCACCCGGCTCAACGCGGGCGGCGACACCGTGCCCGGCGTCCGCTACACCGTCATCGCTACCCGCTACGACGAGGTCGTCACGCCGTACGGCAGCGGGTTCCTGACCGGGCCCGGCGTGCGCAACGTCCTGCTCCAGGACCTGTGTCCGCTCGATCTGTCCGAGCACCTGGCGATCGGGCTGTTCGACCGGATCGCCTTCCACGAGGTGGCCAACGCCCTCGACCCGGCCCACGCCGAACCCACCACGTGCGCCTCGGCGTTCGACTGA
- a CDS encoding lytic polysaccharide monooxygenase auxiliary activity family 9 protein has product MSARRKAAVAAGLVPLALTGLSAAPASAHGSMGDPVSRVAQCFAEGPENPKSEGCRAAVAAGGTQALYDWNGVRIGDAGGRHQELIPDGKLCSANSEAFKGLDLARADWPATSVSSGRYTFKYRVTAPHKGTFKVYITKPGYDPSQPLAWGDLDLANPVATSTDPAATGGFYTFTGTLPERSGKQLLYAVWQRSDSPEAFYSCSDVTFGGDGAGADGPGADEAGAGGGDAPAQEAAPAPVASAPSQEQIEEGGDKSTVENHGHGDDDASTSAEPAVASNDSAPDTSGADTSGAGTANRPEAAGAARNLAETGGDATTPYLMIGGAAALALGSAALFASARRRTAGGRHGR; this is encoded by the coding sequence ATGTCCGCACGCCGCAAGGCCGCTGTCGCCGCCGGTCTCGTCCCGCTCGCCCTCACCGGACTGTCCGCCGCGCCGGCGTCCGCGCACGGTTCGATGGGCGACCCGGTCAGCCGGGTCGCGCAGTGCTTCGCGGAGGGCCCGGAGAACCCGAAGTCCGAGGGGTGCCGGGCGGCGGTCGCGGCCGGCGGCACCCAGGCGCTCTACGACTGGAACGGCGTCCGCATCGGTGACGCGGGCGGACGCCATCAGGAGCTCATTCCCGACGGCAAGCTGTGCAGCGCCAACAGCGAGGCGTTCAAGGGCCTGGACCTGGCCCGGGCCGACTGGCCGGCGACGAGCGTGAGCAGCGGTCGGTACACCTTCAAGTACCGCGTGACGGCCCCGCACAAGGGGACGTTCAAGGTGTACATCACCAAGCCCGGCTACGACCCGTCGCAGCCGCTGGCCTGGGGCGACCTGGACCTGGCGAACCCGGTGGCGACGTCCACCGACCCCGCCGCCACGGGCGGCTTCTACACCTTCACCGGCACCCTTCCCGAGCGCTCGGGCAAGCAGCTGCTGTACGCGGTGTGGCAGCGGTCGGACAGCCCGGAGGCGTTCTACTCCTGCTCGGACGTCACCTTCGGGGGCGACGGGGCCGGGGCCGACGGACCCGGGGCGGACGAAGCGGGGGCCGGCGGCGGTGACGCCCCCGCGCAGGAGGCCGCCCCGGCGCCGGTCGCGTCCGCCCCGTCCCAGGAGCAGATCGAGGAGGGCGGCGACAAGTCGACCGTCGAGAACCACGGGCACGGTGACGACGACGCCAGCACCTCGGCGGAGCCGGCCGTCGCGTCGAACGACAGCGCCCCGGACACCTCCGGCGCGGACACCTCCGGCGCGGGCACCGCCAACCGGCCCGAGGCGGCCGGTGCCGCGCGGAACCTCGCGGAGACCGGCGGCGACGCCACCACCCCGTACCTGATGATCGGCGGCGCCGCGGCGCTGGCGCTGGGCTCGGCGGCGCTGTTCGCCTCCGCGCGGCGGCGCACCGCGGGCGGGCGGCACGGCCGCTGA
- a CDS encoding DUF402 domain-containing protein, whose amino-acid sequence MSAHSAERPPLVEVVLVKAGRVKIRYPAELLGDDGTRVTVRAPWAGDGVRDFGFVRFEPGDVFTEHYWRDRWYSVKEVRAADGTLKGHYCDITRPAGLSAGRLVVEDLDLDLWVSADGTDVRRLDEDEFAASGLAVTDPEAAAAAVAALDELDARARGGGLGGLGGLLG is encoded by the coding sequence ATGTCCGCGCACTCGGCTGAGCGGCCGCCCCTGGTGGAGGTCGTGCTGGTCAAGGCGGGGCGCGTGAAGATCCGCTACCCGGCGGAGCTGCTCGGCGACGACGGCACCCGGGTCACCGTGCGCGCCCCCTGGGCGGGGGACGGCGTGCGCGACTTCGGCTTCGTCCGCTTCGAGCCCGGTGACGTCTTCACGGAGCACTACTGGCGCGACCGGTGGTACTCCGTGAAGGAGGTCCGCGCCGCCGACGGCACCCTCAAGGGCCACTACTGCGACATCACCCGCCCGGCCGGCCTCTCCGCCGGCCGGCTGGTCGTCGAGGACCTCGACCTCGACCTGTGGGTCTCCGCGGACGGCACGGACGTACGGCGGCTGGACGAGGACGAGTTCGCGGCGAGCGGCCTGGCGGTGACGGACCCGGAGGCGGCGGCCGCGGCGGTGGCCGCGCTCGACGAGCTGGACGCCCGGGCCCGCGGGGGCGGGCTGGGCGGGCTGGGCGGGCTGCTCGGGTGA
- a CDS encoding GNAT family N-acetyltransferase — MSVTVRDLRPDARADLEGFARVRQAALPFLLVTPASLAHDLTHMHPDAHYRPLVAVADGEVIGTAQVHLTHESPEPGQGNVNVYVHPGHTRRGAGTLLVRAAEEHLAAHGATRLFAWVLDEPGNRAFAERHGYRASRAAHFLRLDLAGGALPPLQDPPPGVELRKGSDFAGDPRPLFALDAETTADEPSDVDTEFTDYEAWLAETWRHPLFSPELTSVALVDGRPAAFSAARTDGGTRYGTVMTGTARAHRGRGLAKLAKNDSLHRARAAGYTEAFTGNDTGNGPMIAINEWFGYEVCATEVRHVRALG; from the coding sequence ATGAGTGTGACCGTTCGCGATCTCCGCCCCGACGCCCGCGCCGATCTCGAGGGCTTCGCCCGCGTCCGCCAGGCCGCGCTGCCGTTCCTCCTCGTCACCCCGGCCTCTCTGGCCCACGACCTCACCCATATGCACCCCGACGCCCACTACCGTCCCCTCGTCGCCGTGGCCGACGGCGAGGTGATCGGCACGGCGCAGGTGCACCTGACCCACGAGAGCCCCGAGCCGGGCCAGGGCAACGTCAACGTGTACGTGCACCCCGGGCACACCCGCCGGGGCGCCGGGACGCTGCTGGTGCGCGCCGCCGAGGAGCACCTGGCCGCGCACGGGGCGACCAGGCTGTTCGCCTGGGTGCTGGACGAGCCGGGCAACCGCGCCTTCGCCGAGCGGCACGGCTACCGGGCGAGCCGCGCCGCCCACTTCCTCCGCCTGGACCTGGCCGGCGGCGCCCTCCCACCGCTCCAGGACCCGCCCCCCGGCGTGGAGTTGCGCAAGGGTTCGGACTTCGCCGGCGACCCGCGCCCGCTGTTCGCGCTGGACGCGGAGACGACGGCGGACGAACCGAGCGACGTGGACACGGAGTTCACCGACTACGAGGCCTGGCTGGCGGAGACCTGGCGGCACCCCCTGTTCAGCCCCGAGCTGACCTCGGTGGCGCTGGTCGACGGCCGTCCCGCCGCCTTCTCCGCGGCCCGCACGGACGGCGGCACCCGCTACGGCACGGTCATGACGGGCACCGCGCGGGCGCACCGCGGCCGGGGGCTGGCCAAGCTCGCCAAGAACGACTCCCTGCACCGCGCCCGCGCGGCCGGGTACACGGAGGCGTTCACCGGCAACGACACCGGCAACGGGCCGATGATCGCGATCAACGAGTGGTTCGGCTACGAGGTCTGCGCCACGGAGGTGCGCCATGTCCGCGCACTCGGCTGA